The genomic region GGCGACCCGCACGAGGCCGACACCCACATCGGCCCGCTGATCAACTCCTTCCAGGCCGACGCCCTGACCGCACTGGTGGACCAAGCCGTGGAATCCGGCGCGCACGCACTCGTACGGGGGGCTACGCGCGGCAACCTCGTCGAGCCGACCGTCCTGACCGGTCTGCCCGAGGACTCCCCGCTGCTGGGCCAGGAGATCTTCGGCCCGGTGGCGCTGCTGGTGGTCTTCGACGGCGAGGACGAGGCCGTACGGCTGACCAACGCGACCCCGTACGGGCTCAGCGGCGCCGTGCACACCCGGGACGTGGAGCGAGGCGTCCGCTTCGCGCAGCGGATCGAGACGGGGATGATCCACGTCAACGACTCCACCATCGGGGACGAGCCGCTGGCCGCCTTCGGCGGCGAGAAGGCCTCGGGCCTGGGCCGCCTCAACGGCGAGGCCACCATCGAGGCCTTCACCACGCAGAAGTGGATCTCCGTCCAGCACGGCCGGACGCGCTTCCCGTTCTAGTCGCCGGTCGCTTCAGGGGGTGGCCTGTCGGTCAGGCCGGGTTCGCGGCGGCTGGTGCCGCGCCTCGCCGCGTTCTCGTCGGTCGCCGACGTCCCCCGGCTACCGCTGGGAGGTGCCCCCACCGCGTCGACTCCCTCCTCGGCCTTGCGATCCACGGCACCAGCCGCTGCTCCCTGGTCCGGCCTGACCGACGGGCCACCCCCTAGACTCGGCCGGGCGTACGCGGCGCCGCCCGGGGGAGAGCAAGTTGAGCAACATACCCGAGACCGGCCGGACCCCTCGGGTCCAGAACCGGCTCGTCGTCATCCAGATCGTGGTCTTCTCGCTCCTGCTCACGCTGGGCGGGCGCCTCTGGTACCTCCAGATACGCAATGGCCAGGAGTACACCGACGAGGCGAAGAACAACCACGTCCAGCGCGTGGTCCAGCCCGCCGTCCGCGGCTCGATCCTCGACTCGCGCGGGGTCCCGCTCGCCGACAGCCAGACCCACCTCGTGGTCTCCGCCAGCCGCACCGAGCTGCTCGCGATGAAGGACAAGGGCAAGGACGTCCTCACGCGCCTCGCCGGCGTCCTCGGCATGGACCCGAAGGAAGTCACCGACAAGGTCCGGCTCTGCGACGCCAAGACCAAGCAGCCCTGCTGGAACGGCTCCCCGTACCAGCCGATCCCGGTCAGCGCCGAGGCCACCACCGAGCAGGCGCTGCAGATCCACGAGCACGCCGAGGACTTCCCCGGCATCACCGCCGAGCCCACCGCCATGCGCCGCTACGCCGGGCCGGACGGGGCCAACACCTCCCAGGTGCTCGGCTACCTCTCGCCGGTCACGGACGAGGAGATCGCCAAGGCGAAGAACTCCGACTCCCCCTACCTGCGCTCCGACCAGGTCGGCCGCTCCGGCCTGGAGCGCACGTACGACAAGGAGCTGCGCGGCAAGGCGGGCATCACCCGCTACGAGGTGGACAACCTCGGCCGGGTCACGGGCCAGGGCCAGACCGACAAGGCGCTGCCCGGCTCGAACATCGTGACCTCGATCGACTCCCGCGTGCAGGCGGTCGCCGAGCGCGAGCTGAACAACGCGATGATCGAGGCCCGCAAGACGTACGACAAGAACACCCGCCGGAACTACGAGGCGGACGCGGGCGCCGTCGTCGTCATGGAGACCAAGACCGGCCGCGTCGTCGCGATGGCCTCGAACCCGACCTACGACCCGAACGCCTGGGTCGGCGGCATCTCCGCCAAGGACTACGCCGCGCTCACCGACAAGGAGTCGAACTACCCGTTGCTGAACCGGGCGATCCAGGCCCAGGCGGCCCCGGGCTCGATCTTCAAGGTGGTCTCCTCGACCGCCGCGGTCAACGCCGGGTACCCGTTCAACAACCGCTACCCCTGCCCCAGCTCGTACTCGGTGGGCAGCCAGACCTTCACGAACTTCGAGTCGCAGGGCCACGGCGACATCACCATCGGCCGGGCCCTGGAGGTCTCCTGCGACACCGTCTACTACTCCATCGCGGACCAGGAGTGGAAGAAGGACGGCGGCATCAACCCGAAGAAGACGCCGAACGACTGGTTCTTCAAGACCGCCCACGAATTCGGGCTGGGCAAGCCCACCGGCATCGACCTGCCGAACGAGGTGAGCGGCCGGATCCCCGACCGCAAGTGGAAGCAGGACTTCTTCGAGGCGAACAAGGCGGCCTGGTGCCGGGACGGAAAGAAGAACGGCACCTTCGCCGAGAAGATCGCCTACGAGAACTGCCGCCAGGGCAACCAGATGCGTGAGGGCGACGCCATCAACTACTCGATCGGCCAGGGCGACACGCTCGTCACGCCGATCCAGATGGCCTCCGTGTACGCGGCCATCGCCAACGGCGGCACGCTCCACGAGCCCAGCATCGGCAAGGCAGTGGTGAGCGCCGACGGCACGTCCGTCCGGGAGATCGCGCCGAAGGTGCAGGGCAAGCTGCCGATGGACGAGAAGACCCGCGACGACATCGACGAGGCCCTCGCCGGTGTGGCCACCAACGGCAGCGCCGCCTGGCGCTTCGGCGGCTGGCCGCAGAAGCAGATCCCGATGCACGCCAAGACGGGCACCGCCGAGGTCCAGGGCAAGCAGACCACCTCGTGGTTCGCCTCGTACACCGACGACTACGCGATCGTCATGACGATCTCCCAGGGCGGCACCGGCTCCGGCGCGTCGGGGCCGGCCGTCCGCAAGATCTACGAGTCGATGTACGGGCTCGACCCGACGGGCAAGCAGGACCTCTCCAAGGCCCTGCTGCCGCAGCCCGCCTCCGCCCTCCCCGCTCTCCGCCCGGACGGGGAGGACGCGCCCAACTGAGTCCCATTTAGGACGGGTCCTGACCTCAATGCTCCGTAGCGTGGTTCTTGTCAGAAGGCAGCGGTACCCAGCGGAAGTAGGCGATCGGCAATGGCTCAGGTTTCCATGGAGGTCCTCGGTGACGAGCGCGGCACGCTCCTCTCCTTCGTCGAGTCCCAGCGGACGGCGCTCCGCGAGTCCCTGCTGGGGCTGACCGAGGAGCAGGCCGCGAGCCGCCCCAGCGCCAGCGAGCTGTCCCTGTCGGGCCTGGTCAAGCATGCCGCCGAGGTCGAGCTGAACTGGCTGCGGATGGCGCAGCAGAAGCCGAACGAGCGGTACCAGGGGGAGCGGAACTGGGAGGACGGCTTCCGGCTGATCGAGGGCGAGAGCATCCCGTCCGTCCTGGCCTTCTGGGAGGACGTGGCGCGGCAGACGGCGGACTTCATCACCGGGGTCCCGAGCCTGGACCAGGTCTTCCCGCTCCCGCCGGCGCCCTGGTTCCCGAAGGACGCCAAGGTCTCGATGCGCTGGATGCTCCTGCACCTGGTGGAGGAGTTCGCCCGGCACGCGGGCCACGCGGACATCGTCCGCGAATCCATCGACGGCACCAAGGCCATGGGCTAGACGCGGGCTAGACGGCCCGTAGCCCGGGGCTTGCACCTCACGTGGCGTGAGGACCCACAGTGAAGGGCGTACCCAACCGAGAGGAGCGGAAGCGATGGGCTACTCCGTGGGCCAGGTCGCCGGATTCGCCGGAGTCACGGTGCGCACCCTGCACCACTACGACGAGATCGGTCTGCTCTCCCCGAGCGACCGCAGCCACGCAGGTCACCGGCGGTACGACGACGCCGACCTGGACCGGCTGCAGCGGATCCTGTTCTACCGGGAGCTCGGCTTCCCCCTCGACGAGGTCGCGGTCCTGCTGGACGACCCGGAATCGGATCCGCAGGAGCATCTGCGCCGGCAGCATGCCCTGCTGACCGACCGGATCGCCCGGCTCCAGCAGATGGCCAAGGCCGTTGAGAACGCCATGGAGGCGAAGAAGATGGGCATCAACCTCACGCCCGAGGAGAGGTTCGAGGTCTTCGGGGACAAGGACCCCGAGCAGTACGCGGAGGAGGCGGAGCGTCGCTGGGGCGGCACCGAGGCCTACGCGGAGTCGCAGCGGCGGGCCGCCTCGTACACCAAGGACGACTGGATGCGGATCCAGGAGGAGGGCGCCGACTGGGGCGTCCGCTACGCGGCGCTGATGGAGGCCGGCGAGCCCGCCGACGGCGAGCGCGCGATGGACCTGGCCGAGGAGCACCGGCGGCACATCTCCACCTGGTACTACGACTGCCCGTACGAGATGCACACGTGCCTCGGTGAGATGTACGTGGCGGACGAGCGGTTCACGGCGTTCTACGACACGATGCGGCCCGGCCTCGCCGCGCACCTGCGGGACGCGATCATGGCCAACGCGGTGCGCAAGGCGTAGCCGAATCGTCACTCATGCGACCCCCTCCCGGCTCTGGAACCGGGTGGGGGTCGTGTGCGTTGATAATTGAGACCGCCCGCTCCGCAGCATGCCCCCCGATCCAGGAGAGTCCGGAAACCGTGTACACGCTTGCGCTCGGCCCTGAGTGGCTGTCCCCGGACTATCTGATTTCGCATTTCGGACTGGTCGGCATCCTGGTCATCGTCTTCGCGGAATCGGGACTCTTCGCGTTCCTGCCCGGCGACTCGCTGCTGTTCACGGCAGGTCTGCTGGTCGCCAACGGCGAGTACATCAAGCAGCCGCTGTGGCTGGTCTGCACCCTCATCGTGGCCGCCGCGATCATCGGTGACCAGGTCGGCTACCTGATCGGCAAGTTCTTCGGCCCGAAGCTCTTCAACCGGCCGAAGTCGAAGGTCTTCAAGCGGGAGAACCTCGACAAGGCGCACGAGTTCATGGCCAAGCACGGCCCGAAGGCCATCGTGCTCGCCCGCTTCGTGCCGATCATCCGCACCTTCGCGCCGATGGTCGCGGGCGCCGGCTCGATGAAGTACCGCACCTTCCTGACGTACAACGTCATCGGCGGCATCGGCTGGGGCGCGGGCATCACGATCGCGGGCTACTGGCTCGGCCAGATCGACCTCATCAAGACCAACATCGAGGCGATCCTGGTCCTGATCGTCCTCATCTCGCTCATCCCGGTGATCTTCGAGGTCCTCAAGGCCCGCAAGGAGAAGGCGAACGCCGCCGCCGAGCCCTTCGAGGCCGACGGCTCCCAGGCCCAGGGCCAGCGCCGCCGCCACGCGAAGCGCTGAGGCCCGCCTGTCGGCCCGTACGGCCCGAACGGCACACGAACGCCCCGGAGGCCCCGCAAGGGCCTCCGGGGCGTTCTCGTGCCCCTCAGAAGCCGCGGGTCCGCTTCGCCGCGCGGCGCTTGGCGGCGCTGGCCGCCCCCGGGATGCGCATGAACAGCCGCGAGGTCTCCGACCCCAGGTTGACCCCGATCGCGATGGCGAGGGCGATGGCCGCGGCGTTCACCAGTGAGCCGAGGCCCTCGTTCAGCCGGTCCTCGGCGATCAGCAGCAGCCCGTAGTACGTCGCCGAGCCGGGCAGCAGCGGCCCGATGGCCGCGGTCGTGTACGGCAGGGCGGAGGCGAAGCGGTAGCGGGAGAAGAGCTGCCCGAACAGGCCCACCAGCCCGGCGGCGATGGCGGTGGAGGGCACGGGCGGGATGCCGCCCGCGTAGTGCAGGGCTCCGAAGGTCACCCAGGCGACCCCGCCGTTC from Streptomyces sp. NBC_00190 harbors:
- the mrdA gene encoding penicillin-binding protein 2 translates to MSNIPETGRTPRVQNRLVVIQIVVFSLLLTLGGRLWYLQIRNGQEYTDEAKNNHVQRVVQPAVRGSILDSRGVPLADSQTHLVVSASRTELLAMKDKGKDVLTRLAGVLGMDPKEVTDKVRLCDAKTKQPCWNGSPYQPIPVSAEATTEQALQIHEHAEDFPGITAEPTAMRRYAGPDGANTSQVLGYLSPVTDEEIAKAKNSDSPYLRSDQVGRSGLERTYDKELRGKAGITRYEVDNLGRVTGQGQTDKALPGSNIVTSIDSRVQAVAERELNNAMIEARKTYDKNTRRNYEADAGAVVVMETKTGRVVAMASNPTYDPNAWVGGISAKDYAALTDKESNYPLLNRAIQAQAAPGSIFKVVSSTAAVNAGYPFNNRYPCPSSYSVGSQTFTNFESQGHGDITIGRALEVSCDTVYYSIADQEWKKDGGINPKKTPNDWFFKTAHEFGLGKPTGIDLPNEVSGRIPDRKWKQDFFEANKAAWCRDGKKNGTFAEKIAYENCRQGNQMREGDAINYSIGQGDTLVTPIQMASVYAAIANGGTLHEPSIGKAVVSADGTSVREIAPKVQGKLPMDEKTRDDIDEALAGVATNGSAAWRFGGWPQKQIPMHAKTGTAEVQGKQTTSWFASYTDDYAIVMTISQGGTGSGASGPAVRKIYESMYGLDPTGKQDLSKALLPQPASALPALRPDGEDAPN
- a CDS encoding DinB family protein, with protein sequence MAQVSMEVLGDERGTLLSFVESQRTALRESLLGLTEEQAASRPSASELSLSGLVKHAAEVELNWLRMAQQKPNERYQGERNWEDGFRLIEGESIPSVLAFWEDVARQTADFITGVPSLDQVFPLPPAPWFPKDAKVSMRWMLLHLVEEFARHAGHADIVRESIDGTKAMG
- a CDS encoding MerR family transcriptional regulator; translated protein: MGYSVGQVAGFAGVTVRTLHHYDEIGLLSPSDRSHAGHRRYDDADLDRLQRILFYRELGFPLDEVAVLLDDPESDPQEHLRRQHALLTDRIARLQQMAKAVENAMEAKKMGINLTPEERFEVFGDKDPEQYAEEAERRWGGTEAYAESQRRAASYTKDDWMRIQEEGADWGVRYAALMEAGEPADGERAMDLAEEHRRHISTWYYDCPYEMHTCLGEMYVADERFTAFYDTMRPGLAAHLRDAIMANAVRKA
- a CDS encoding VTT domain-containing protein, which translates into the protein MYTLALGPEWLSPDYLISHFGLVGILVIVFAESGLFAFLPGDSLLFTAGLLVANGEYIKQPLWLVCTLIVAAAIIGDQVGYLIGKFFGPKLFNRPKSKVFKRENLDKAHEFMAKHGPKAIVLARFVPIIRTFAPMVAGAGSMKYRTFLTYNVIGGIGWGAGITIAGYWLGQIDLIKTNIEAILVLIVLISLIPVIFEVLKARKEKANAAAEPFEADGSQAQGQRRRHAKR